Proteins encoded by one window of Xylella fastidiosa:
- the tsf gene encoding translation elongation factor Ts, translating to MEITASLVKELRERTGVGMMECKKALSENAGNIDASVEWLRKSGLVKADKKAGRIAAEGRIVVVHDGCKAVLVEINSETDFVAKDSHFLAFAEAVAQAALVAGAADVEALKHVKLPSGETVEETRAAVIAKIGENVRVRRLARIDSANNVAAYVHGGRIGVLVEVKGGDVELARGIAMHVAAMNPPYNKVADVSAEFLEKEKEIELSKMSEKDKSKPADILEKIISGKINKIVKEVTLYGQPYVLNPDQSVEQVVKAAGADVIGFQRMEVGEGIEKIVEDYASEVMKQAGLS from the coding sequence ATGGAAATCACTGCATCCCTGGTCAAGGAACTGCGCGAGCGCACCGGCGTAGGCATGATGGAGTGCAAAAAAGCGCTGAGTGAAAATGCAGGCAATATTGATGCTTCTGTCGAATGGCTGCGTAAATCCGGTTTGGTAAAGGCCGATAAAAAGGCTGGTCGTATTGCTGCTGAGGGCCGCATTGTGGTAGTTCATGATGGCTGTAAGGCTGTCCTGGTCGAGATCAATTCGGAGACCGATTTTGTTGCCAAAGACAGTCATTTTCTGGCATTTGCCGAGGCTGTTGCGCAGGCTGCGTTAGTTGCTGGGGCGGCTGATGTTGAAGCGCTAAAGCATGTCAAGCTTCCGTCTGGAGAGACTGTTGAGGAAACCCGCGCTGCGGTGATTGCCAAGATTGGCGAGAATGTGCGGGTGCGTCGTCTAGCGCGGATTGATAGTGCAAATAATGTGGCCGCATACGTACATGGTGGCCGTATCGGTGTATTGGTTGAAGTCAAGGGAGGCGATGTTGAGTTGGCTCGCGGCATTGCAATGCATGTAGCAGCGATGAACCCCCCATATAACAAGGTTGCTGATGTGTCGGCTGAATTTCTGGAAAAGGAAAAGGAGATCGAGCTGAGTAAGATGTCTGAGAAAGACAAATCTAAGCCTGCCGATATTTTGGAGAAAATTATCAGTGGGAAGATCAACAAAATAGTTAAGGAAGTGACTTTGTATGGTCAGCCGTATGTGCTTAATCCCGATCAAAGTGTCGAGCAAGTTGTGAAGGCCGCAGGTGCTGATGTGATTGGTTTCCAGCGCATGGAGGTTGGCGAAGGGATTGAAAAGATCGTCGAAGACTATGCTTCTGAAGTGATGAAGCAGGCCGGCCTTTCTTGA
- the rpsB gene encoding 30S ribosomal protein S2 — MPQVTMRQMLEAGVHFGHQTRYRHPKMSPNIFGARGKIHIINLEKTVPLFNDAMNFLSAVAQKRGSVLFVGTKRSARDAIKEEAERCGMPYMIQRWLGGTLTNFRTVKQSVARLKELELAETDGTFSKLVKHEVLRLRRESGKLQASLGGIKDMNRIPDAIFVIDIGHEDIAIKEAKKLGIPVVAVVDTNYDPSLVDYPIPGNDDAIRAVQLYARAAADAVLEGKAAMPNAAAVREEEFASAPDAGKKGRQAQPKKGKRASDAAAE; from the coding sequence ATGCCTCAAGTGACGATGCGTCAGATGTTGGAAGCTGGGGTCCATTTTGGCCACCAGACCCGTTACCGTCATCCCAAGATGTCACCTAACATCTTTGGTGCCCGCGGTAAAATTCACATCATCAATCTCGAAAAAACCGTTCCTCTGTTCAACGATGCGATGAACTTCCTTTCCGCAGTTGCACAGAAGCGCGGAAGCGTTCTGTTTGTGGGGACCAAGCGCAGTGCGCGGGATGCGATCAAGGAAGAGGCCGAACGTTGTGGTATGCCTTACATGATCCAGCGTTGGCTCGGTGGCACGTTGACTAACTTCCGTACGGTGAAGCAATCGGTTGCCCGTCTGAAGGAGCTCGAGCTAGCCGAGACAGACGGTACTTTCAGCAAGCTTGTGAAGCACGAAGTGCTGAGACTGCGCCGTGAGTCCGGTAAATTGCAGGCTTCGCTGGGTGGTATTAAGGATATGAACCGTATTCCTGATGCAATCTTCGTGATCGATATTGGTCATGAGGATATTGCGATCAAGGAGGCTAAGAAGCTCGGCATTCCAGTTGTGGCAGTGGTGGATACCAATTACGATCCTTCACTTGTGGATTACCCGATTCCTGGCAATGACGATGCTATCCGTGCCGTACAGCTCTATGCGCGTGCCGCTGCCGATGCTGTTTTGGAAGGTAAGGCGGCGATGCCAAATGCTGCTGCTGTGCGCGAGGAAGAGTTTGCTTCTGCCCCAGATGCGGGCAAGAAGGGCCGTCAAGCTCAGCCCAAGAAGGGTAAAAGGGCTAGCGACGCTGCGGCTGAGTAA
- a CDS encoding ABC transporter ATP-binding protein/permease: protein MPAPHIPNRLQRLNHLRILWPFMRRHLALFSGWLIALAVSSAATLTLPSAFKQMIDHGFSSEGQINRSFALLLLVAVILAVGTAARLFSVSLLGEKIITDLRSQLYAHLIGLDASFHDRNRSNELVSRLATDSELLRSIIGSTMSVATRSTVTAIGSLIMLFITSPRLASLSLVVIPFVILPIFLGAQHLQKAARTSQDRIADTNSFAAETLRALRTVQAYAREHYERTRFDRALETSLQAARQRIHIQTWVTAASIVLIFSAIVGVLWAGAHDVIAGRMSAGTLGEFVLYALISGGSIGSLAEVWNELQRAAGGMGRIFELLKEKNTLSVPATPTLPPHPLRGEIRFERVGFHYPQRPETPALDGIDLHIRPGETIAFVGPSGAGKSTLLSLLLRFYDPTHGRILIDGVDLRQTDPKVLRTHIALVQQQPTLFTASAMENIRYGRLDATTAEIEIAARSSEADGFIRALPQGYATELGEHGLSLSGGQQQRIAIARALLKEAPILLLDEATNALDAQNEQAVQQALERLMTGRTTLIIAHRLVTILKADRIVVMDQGRIVAQGTHSELIAAGGLYAKLARLQFIE, encoded by the coding sequence ATGCCTGCACCACACATCCCCAACCGCCTACAACGCCTGAACCATCTGCGCATCTTGTGGCCATTCATGCGCCGCCATCTTGCCTTGTTCTCGGGATGGCTGATTGCGTTGGCGGTCTCCTCGGCAGCAACGCTGACCCTACCAAGCGCCTTCAAACAAATGATTGACCACGGTTTTTCCAGCGAGGGGCAAATCAATCGGAGCTTCGCTCTACTGTTGTTAGTCGCCGTGATTCTGGCAGTAGGTACAGCAGCGCGCCTGTTCTCCGTCTCGCTACTGGGCGAGAAGATCATCACCGACCTGCGTAGCCAGTTATACGCACACCTCATAGGATTGGATGCCAGCTTTCACGATCGTAATCGCAGCAACGAGCTGGTGTCGCGTCTGGCCACAGACAGTGAACTGCTACGCTCAATCATTGGATCCACAATGTCAGTAGCGACGCGTAGCACCGTGACTGCAATCGGTAGCCTTATCATGTTATTCATCACCAGTCCACGCCTCGCCAGCCTTTCCCTGGTGGTCATCCCATTCGTGATACTTCCCATTTTCTTAGGCGCACAACACCTCCAAAAAGCCGCCCGTACCAGCCAGGATCGCATTGCCGACACCAATAGCTTCGCTGCTGAAACATTACGTGCTTTACGTACAGTGCAAGCCTATGCACGTGAACATTACGAACGTACACGCTTCGACCGCGCACTGGAAACGAGTTTGCAGGCCGCGCGACAACGCATTCACATCCAAACATGGGTCACCGCTGCAAGCATCGTGTTGATATTCAGTGCAATCGTCGGAGTGTTATGGGCAGGTGCACATGATGTCATTGCTGGCCGTATGAGCGCGGGCACACTCGGTGAATTTGTCCTATACGCACTGATCAGCGGTGGTTCCATCGGCTCCCTTGCCGAAGTGTGGAACGAACTACAACGTGCCGCTGGTGGCATGGGCCGGATTTTCGAATTACTCAAAGAGAAAAACACGCTCAGCGTACCAGCCACACCTACCTTGCCACCCCATCCATTGCGGGGAGAAATCCGCTTTGAACGTGTCGGCTTCCACTATCCACAACGCCCAGAAACACCTGCACTTGATGGCATTGACCTGCATATACGTCCGGGGGAAACCATCGCTTTTGTCGGCCCATCCGGTGCTGGCAAAAGCACCCTGCTATCACTATTACTACGCTTCTATGATCCCACCCATGGACGCATCCTGATTGATGGTGTGGACCTACGCCAAACCGATCCGAAAGTATTACGGACACACATTGCACTGGTACAACAACAACCAACACTGTTCACCGCGAGCGCAATGGAAAATATCCGCTATGGACGACTGGACGCCACCACTGCCGAAATCGAGATCGCCGCACGCTCTTCCGAAGCAGATGGTTTCATCCGCGCCCTGCCACAGGGTTATGCCACCGAGCTAGGCGAGCACGGCCTGTCCCTGTCCGGCGGCCAGCAGCAACGTATCGCAATCGCTCGCGCACTCCTCAAGGAGGCGCCGATTCTACTCCTGGATGAAGCGACCAACGCACTTGATGCACAAAACGAGCAAGCAGTACAACAGGCACTGGAACGACTGATGACAGGGCGCACCACATTGATCATTGCACACCGCTTGGTCACCATCTTGAAAGCTGACCGGATCGTGGTGATGGACCAAGGCCGGATCGTCGCTCAAGGCACCCACAGCGAACTCATCGCCGCTGGAGGCCTATACGCAAAGCTGGCACGCCTACAATTCATAGAATAA
- a CDS encoding protein-L-isoaspartate O-methyltransferase family protein gives MTIDFSIAREKMVEQQIRPWDVVDLHVLDVLAHIPREAFVPEPYRTLAYADLEIPLPGGQTMMKPVIEGRLLQALMLSPEEDVLEIGTGSGFLTACLASLGHEVVSLEINSALAASARTHLDTIGLGSNVHIEQADAFTWQPERQFSVICLTGAVSTLPLQFLQWLHPNGRMFAIHGHSPAMQAVLVRGDASTPNITSLFETDLAYLKGGEPALQFHF, from the coding sequence ATGACCATTGATTTTTCCATAGCCCGCGAAAAAATGGTCGAACAGCAGATCCGTCCATGGGATGTGGTGGATCTGCACGTACTTGATGTACTGGCACACATCCCACGCGAGGCGTTCGTCCCTGAACCATACCGTACCCTAGCCTACGCAGACCTTGAAATCCCCTTACCCGGCGGACAAACAATGATGAAACCCGTCATTGAGGGGCGCCTACTTCAAGCCCTGATGTTGTCACCAGAAGAGGACGTATTGGAAATCGGCACCGGCAGTGGTTTCCTCACTGCCTGCTTGGCTTCACTGGGACACGAAGTAGTCAGCCTAGAGATCAATTCCGCACTGGCCGCATCGGCACGTACCCACCTAGATACCATTGGCCTAGGCAGTAACGTACACATTGAGCAGGCCGACGCTTTCACTTGGCAACCCGAACGTCAGTTCAGCGTCATTTGCTTGACTGGTGCAGTGAGCACGCTGCCACTGCAATTTCTGCAATGGCTACACCCCAACGGCCGTATGTTCGCTATACACGGCCACTCCCCAGCGATGCAAGCTGTTCTGGTGCGTGGAGATGCCTCTACCCCAAACATCACATCCCTGTTTGAGACCGATCTGGCTTACCTCAAAGGTGGCGAGCCAGCCCTCCAATTTCATTTTTGA
- a CDS encoding TolC family outer membrane protein, giving the protein MIRRCLALAVTTALFPVVSQATNLLQVYEMARAADPQLSAAESTRLYSVEGQVQARAALLPQMSGTATLARSRTEYDGISGSAISKNRQYSINGSQTLFNWSQFSNLRSQREIAKAADFTLESAKQNLIVRSSAAYFSVLIGIESLIAAEANEASAKRQFDYAQKRLEVGLSPITDLHEARASYDQARADTITARNTLQDYYQALAEITGQPVTDLRGLPEDFRPEVPAKFSNIDQLVTEAISNNPSLKAQQLQVNAAESSISAARGEHYPTLSLSGSLGKSKAWGSSSGAMSALIPDRNQPISDTNNLQLTLSIPLFAGGATQSRVRQAIAQRDIQQDNYEQNKRTLNRNTRNAYQNMIAGISEVEARRLAVVSAQAALDASQVGLEVGTRTLLDVVQNQRILFSVRQAYVQARYNFLQNRLLLSQNSGTLSIEDVQEINQLLTADSERKL; this is encoded by the coding sequence ATGATCCGCCGCTGCCTCGCCTTGGCCGTGACCACCGCCCTATTTCCCGTCGTTTCACAAGCGACAAACCTATTACAAGTCTACGAAATGGCACGCGCTGCTGACCCTCAATTAAGCGCAGCCGAATCCACTCGGCTATACAGCGTTGAAGGGCAAGTTCAGGCACGTGCAGCGCTGCTGCCGCAGATGAGCGGCACAGCCACCCTGGCACGTAGCCGCACTGAATACGACGGTATCAGCGGATCAGCCATCAGTAAGAACCGCCAATACAGCATCAACGGTAGCCAAACTCTGTTCAACTGGAGCCAGTTTTCCAACCTTCGATCACAACGCGAGATCGCCAAAGCCGCCGATTTCACACTGGAATCGGCCAAACAAAACTTGATTGTGCGCAGCTCAGCTGCATACTTCAGCGTCTTGATCGGGATTGAATCGCTGATCGCCGCCGAAGCGAATGAAGCATCAGCTAAGCGCCAGTTTGATTACGCACAGAAACGTCTTGAGGTTGGCCTATCACCCATCACAGACCTTCATGAAGCACGTGCCAGCTACGACCAAGCCCGTGCAGACACCATCACTGCACGCAACACACTGCAAGACTACTACCAAGCATTGGCAGAGATCACTGGACAACCCGTCACTGACCTGCGTGGCCTCCCTGAAGACTTCCGACCAGAAGTGCCAGCGAAATTCAGTAACATTGACCAGCTGGTCACTGAAGCCATCTCCAACAATCCGTCGCTAAAAGCGCAGCAATTGCAAGTCAATGCCGCGGAATCCAGCATCTCAGCCGCACGTGGCGAGCACTACCCAACACTGTCACTGAGTGGAAGCCTGGGGAAAAGTAAAGCCTGGGGATCCTCCAGCGGCGCAATGAGCGCACTCATTCCTGACAGGAACCAACCGATTAGCGACACCAACAACTTACAATTAACGCTGTCAATACCACTCTTTGCAGGTGGTGCAACCCAATCCAGGGTCCGTCAGGCAATCGCACAACGCGACATCCAACAGGATAACTACGAGCAGAATAAGCGCACGCTAAACCGTAATACCCGCAATGCCTACCAAAATATGATTGCAGGCATCAGCGAGGTCGAAGCGCGTCGCTTGGCAGTCGTCTCAGCACAAGCGGCCCTAGATGCTTCTCAAGTCGGCCTGGAAGTCGGCACCCGAACCCTGCTGGACGTGGTACAGAACCAACGTATCCTTTTCTCGGTACGGCAAGCCTATGTACAAGCACGCTACAACTTCCTACAAAACCGTCTACTACTTTCCCAGAACAGCGGCACCCTGAGCATTGAGGATGTACAAGAGATCAATCAATTGCTGACGGCTGATTCCGAGAGAAAACTGTAA
- the lpxH gene encoding UDP-2,3-diacylglucosamine diphosphatase: MTTLIISDLHLDPLRPVVTELFLRFLREQVSGADALYILGDLFEIWIGDDMPSEVADMVVAALRTHADAGTPLYFMPGNRDFLVGADYAARAGFRILPDPCVVDLYGEPTLLLHGDLLCTDDIAYQAFRAQTRDPEFIAQFLTQTLSARLAFAQQARLASHAHQSGLKQENDSTQFEKITDVVPADVAAMFACYGVNRMIHGHTHRPALHMLQVAECACTRVVLGDWYQQGSVLCVDADGLVLEQLLLPG; the protein is encoded by the coding sequence ATGACGACTTTGATTATTTCAGATCTGCATTTGGATCCGTTGCGTCCCGTGGTGACTGAATTATTTCTGCGATTCTTGCGGGAACAGGTGTCTGGTGCCGATGCGCTTTATATTCTTGGCGACCTGTTTGAAATATGGATTGGTGACGATATGCCTTCAGAAGTCGCCGACATGGTGGTGGCTGCGTTGCGTACCCACGCCGATGCGGGTACGCCGCTGTACTTCATGCCAGGTAACCGTGATTTTCTGGTGGGTGCCGATTATGCAGCGCGTGCTGGTTTCCGGATTCTTCCGGATCCATGTGTCGTTGATCTCTATGGGGAACCCACGCTCCTGTTACACGGTGACCTGTTATGTACAGACGATATCGCGTATCAAGCGTTCCGTGCGCAGACGCGTGACCCGGAATTCATTGCGCAGTTTTTGACGCAGACGCTTTCCGCGCGTCTTGCTTTTGCACAGCAGGCCCGTCTGGCCAGTCACGCGCACCAGTCTGGATTGAAACAAGAAAATGATTCCACGCAGTTTGAAAAAATTACTGACGTAGTACCTGCTGATGTTGCAGCGATGTTTGCTTGCTATGGGGTCAATCGAATGATTCATGGCCATACGCATCGCCCAGCGTTGCACATGTTGCAGGTGGCTGAGTGTGCGTGCACGCGTGTAGTGCTTGGTGATTGGTATCAGCAAGGGTCAGTGTTGTGTGTGGATGCTGATGGTCTTGTGTTGGAGCAGTTGTTATTGCCAGGTTGA
- the ppx gene encoding exopolyphosphatase, protein MLNTLPSYPPLKDGDLLAAIDLGSNSFHMVVARYLLGQLHVVDRLREAVRIADGLDAKGGLSSKACERALECLARFGQRLRNMPSPHVRALATNTVRRLRSPQAFLVLAETALGHSIEVVSGREEARLIYLGVAHAQPPRLDQHRLVIDIGGGSTEFIIGKGFEPLERESLQVGCIASTRRFFPEGKLSKKRWNDALTEIGTEFQQFAAQYNALGWQEALGSSGTHKTIAKICTEMKLAKGEITAEALPVLREELLKAKRIEDIHLPGLSAHRRPIIAGGILVLEAVFQTLGLEKLLVSKAAMREGILYDMLGRAGDNDPRDTSVAVLMHRYAIDEQQALRVETTAQLLFQQACGPWALDADDARVLCWAARLHELGLVIAHSHYHVHGSYVLEHSDIAGFSRQEQQVLAVLVCTHRRHVSKNAFDVLPDRLRVSVRRRAALLRLAALLHRAREPDWVPTLDLHVDGDVLMLTVPKGCLASRPLLHSDLNAEVEAMVDLGIVFKLSVV, encoded by the coding sequence ATGCTCAATACGTTGCCATCCTATCCCCCGCTGAAGGACGGTGACCTCTTGGCCGCCATTGATCTTGGCTCCAATAGTTTCCACATGGTGGTTGCACGTTATCTGCTCGGTCAGTTACACGTGGTCGATCGTCTCCGTGAAGCAGTGCGTATTGCCGATGGACTTGATGCTAAAGGGGGATTGTCGAGCAAAGCATGTGAGCGTGCACTTGAATGCTTGGCGCGCTTTGGTCAGCGTCTGCGTAATATGCCTTCTCCCCATGTGCGTGCTTTGGCTACCAATACGGTGCGTCGACTCCGTTCGCCGCAGGCCTTCCTGGTGTTGGCTGAGACCGCCTTGGGACATTCGATTGAGGTTGTCAGTGGCCGCGAAGAGGCGCGTCTGATTTATCTTGGTGTTGCTCATGCGCAGCCACCCCGATTGGATCAGCATCGGTTGGTGATTGATATTGGTGGCGGTTCGACTGAATTTATCATCGGTAAAGGCTTCGAGCCTCTGGAGCGAGAGAGCTTACAGGTCGGGTGTATCGCCAGTACGCGGCGTTTTTTCCCAGAGGGTAAATTGTCCAAAAAGCGGTGGAATGATGCACTGACTGAGATCGGTACTGAGTTTCAACAATTTGCGGCTCAATACAATGCATTAGGTTGGCAGGAGGCACTGGGTTCCTCGGGGACGCACAAAACGATTGCCAAGATCTGCACGGAGATGAAGCTTGCCAAGGGAGAAATCACCGCCGAAGCGTTGCCTGTATTGCGTGAGGAATTACTCAAAGCCAAGCGTATTGAAGATATTCATTTGCCTGGTTTGTCTGCTCATCGCCGTCCCATCATCGCTGGTGGAATATTGGTGCTGGAGGCCGTGTTTCAGACGCTTGGCCTGGAAAAGCTGTTGGTCAGCAAGGCAGCAATGCGTGAGGGTATCCTCTACGACATGCTCGGCCGAGCTGGTGACAACGACCCGCGTGACACATCGGTGGCCGTGTTGATGCACCGCTATGCCATTGACGAACAGCAAGCGTTGCGTGTGGAGACGACTGCACAGCTCCTGTTCCAGCAGGCGTGTGGTCCCTGGGCCTTGGATGCTGACGATGCCCGTGTGCTTTGTTGGGCGGCGCGCTTGCATGAGTTGGGGTTAGTGATTGCGCATAGTCACTACCACGTGCATGGCAGCTACGTGCTGGAGCATTCCGATATTGCAGGTTTCTCTCGCCAGGAGCAGCAAGTACTAGCTGTGCTCGTGTGTACGCATCGTCGTCATGTGTCGAAGAACGCGTTTGACGTGTTACCTGACCGCCTACGGGTGTCGGTTCGCCGCAGAGCTGCGCTGCTGCGTCTGGCGGCATTGCTGCATCGTGCGCGCGAACCCGATTGGGTGCCTACGTTGGATCTGCATGTCGATGGCGATGTGCTGATGTTGACCGTTCCCAAGGGGTGCTTGGCCTCACGGCCGCTGCTGCATAGTGACTTGAATGCAGAGGTTGAAGCAATGGTGGATTTAGGAATCGTGTTCAAACTGTCTGTCGTTTGA
- the ppk1 gene encoding polyphosphate kinase 1, with amino-acid sequence MSKSSPIEPVSASDVSQQFRDPGLYLNRELSQLDFNFRVLAQALDEQVPLLERLRFLCISCTNLDEFFEIRVATVRHAQEFGLPPAPDGMRPTVILNAVHDLTTKLVHDQYNCWNQVLCPALASLGVGVLSHNSWNVRQKRWLRGYFRNEIMPVLSPLGLDPAHPFPKIFNKTLNIVVVLNGIDAFGRAGHLAIVRAPRSLPRIIELPQHLSRDGSQNFVFLSSVLSAFVGELFPGMVVKGAYQFRVTRNSELVVDEDEVENLALALRNELVTRGYRLAVRLEIAEDCPIPIVRTLLQNFGLQENAVYRINGPVNLSRVSQVYDMVLRPELKYPPFNPRTVRNSDHIFEIIAKGDVLLYHPYDAFTAVLDLLRQAAADPDVLAIKQTLYRTGKDSTIVDALIQAARSGKDVTVVVELRARFDEEANLGLADKLQEAGVQVVYGVVGYKTHAKMLLIVRREGRKLRRYVHLGTGNYHSGTARIYTDLSLMTANAAIGKDVHQLFLQLSGLAPKMKLECLLQSPFTLHAGVLFRIERETTFARKGRPARIVAKMNALNEPQVVRALYVASQAGVQIDLIVRGACTLRPGVQGISENIRVRSIVGRFLEHSRVYWFANNGTPELFCASADWLERNLLRRVEICFPILNPDLAKRIYSDVLQSYLDDNLNAWELGSDGVYRKLLPETDHAPYSAQVALLESL; translated from the coding sequence ATGTCTAAATCTTCTCCCATTGAACCTGTTTCAGCATCTGATGTCAGCCAGCAGTTCCGTGATCCTGGGCTGTATTTGAACAGGGAGCTATCACAGCTCGACTTCAATTTTCGAGTGTTGGCACAGGCATTGGATGAGCAGGTGCCGTTGTTAGAGCGGTTGCGCTTCCTGTGTATTTCTTGCACCAATCTGGATGAATTCTTCGAAATCCGTGTTGCTACCGTGCGCCATGCTCAGGAATTCGGTTTGCCGCCAGCGCCTGATGGGATGAGACCGACGGTAATCCTCAACGCTGTTCACGACCTGACAACCAAACTCGTCCATGATCAGTACAACTGCTGGAACCAAGTGCTGTGTCCGGCACTTGCCTCCCTTGGAGTGGGTGTACTGAGTCATAACAGTTGGAACGTGCGTCAGAAACGTTGGCTACGTGGTTACTTTCGCAACGAAATCATGCCGGTGTTATCGCCACTTGGTTTAGATCCTGCGCATCCATTTCCGAAAATATTCAATAAAACCTTAAATATTGTGGTGGTACTTAACGGTATTGATGCTTTTGGTCGTGCTGGTCATTTGGCTATCGTGCGTGCCCCGCGTTCGTTGCCGCGTATTATCGAGTTGCCCCAACATCTGTCCAGAGATGGCTCTCAAAACTTCGTCTTCTTGTCCTCAGTACTGTCTGCTTTTGTCGGTGAGTTGTTTCCTGGCATGGTGGTCAAGGGGGCTTATCAATTTCGGGTTACTCGTAATTCTGAATTGGTGGTGGATGAGGATGAAGTCGAGAATCTGGCGCTGGCGTTGCGTAATGAATTGGTGACCCGCGGTTATCGTCTTGCAGTCAGGTTAGAGATCGCTGAGGACTGCCCAATCCCGATTGTGCGTACATTACTGCAGAATTTTGGGTTGCAAGAAAACGCTGTATATCGGATTAATGGTCCTGTCAATCTGAGCCGAGTGAGTCAGGTCTATGACATGGTGTTGCGTCCGGAACTGAAATATCCCCCGTTCAATCCACGCACGGTGCGTAACAGTGATCACATTTTCGAGATCATTGCCAAGGGGGATGTGTTGTTGTACCACCCCTACGATGCTTTTACCGCAGTCCTTGATTTGCTGCGTCAGGCGGCGGCTGACCCGGATGTACTGGCCATCAAACAAACCCTCTACCGTACCGGCAAGGATTCCACTATCGTTGATGCGCTGATCCAAGCCGCACGTAGTGGCAAGGATGTCACTGTGGTGGTTGAGTTGCGCGCGCGTTTTGACGAGGAAGCCAACCTAGGTTTGGCCGATAAGCTGCAGGAGGCTGGGGTACAAGTGGTCTATGGTGTGGTTGGTTACAAGACCCACGCCAAGATGTTGCTGATTGTACGCCGTGAGGGCCGCAAACTACGTCGCTACGTGCATTTGGGCACTGGCAACTACCATAGTGGTACGGCACGGATATATACCGATTTGAGTTTGATGACGGCTAATGCGGCCATCGGTAAAGATGTGCATCAACTATTTCTGCAATTGTCTGGATTAGCACCCAAAATGAAGCTGGAGTGCTTATTGCAGTCCCCATTTACCTTGCATGCAGGGGTGTTGTTCCGGATCGAACGTGAGACCACGTTCGCACGGAAGGGGCGCCCTGCCCGCATCGTTGCCAAGATGAATGCGCTGAATGAGCCACAGGTCGTACGCGCACTGTACGTCGCCTCGCAGGCGGGTGTGCAAATTGATCTGATTGTGCGTGGGGCTTGCACGTTGCGGCCTGGCGTGCAGGGTATATCCGAAAACATCCGCGTGCGTTCAATCGTCGGCCGCTTTTTGGAGCACAGCCGGGTGTATTGGTTTGCTAATAACGGTACGCCTGAACTGTTCTGCGCCAGCGCCGATTGGTTGGAGCGCAATTTGCTACGTCGGGTCGAGATCTGTTTCCCGATCTTGAATCCGGATTTGGCGAAACGTATTTATTCTGATGTTTTACAGAGTTACTTGGATGACAACCTCAATGCTTGGGAATTGGGGAGTGATGGCGTTTACCGGAAACTGCTCCCCGAGACAGATCATGCGCCATACTCGGCCCAGGTGGCTCTACTGGAGTCTTTATAG